CCGGCACATCTGGGAATATATCTCGCCGCTCTACCCCGGCATCGTGCTGGCTGCCGCGGTAACAAAAATACCGACCAACAAGCTGCTTCTTTCCCAGCTCCCGCTGCCGATCGCGGTCATCGTCGTCGGCGCGCTGCTTGGATTCCGGGGAACAGCGGTCCGGGCCATCGCGGGAAAACGGGACTGGAACGAGTTCAAGGCGCTCTTCGTGTCCCTGCTCCCGATCACGATCTCGATCGTTCTTGTTGTCGCGTTCAAACTGCCGCTGGCGATTGCCATGGCAATGATCGTGGTCGCCATGCTTCTATTCTTTCGGTACACGAGGAGCGAGCTTTGGACCACGCTTCGCGAAAGCGTTTCGCCCAATGTCATGCTCATGGTCATCGGCATCATGGTGTTCAAGGGGATGCTCGAAGCGTCCGGCGCCATTGAGGCCTTACCCCTCTTTTTTGAGCAGAGCGGACTTCCAACGGGTATTGTTCTGTTCGCGCTTCCGTTCATCGTGGGCCTCTTGACGGGACTCACCGTCGGCTTCGTCGGCGCCACCTTCCCGATCATCACGGCCATGATGGGCGGCCATCCGGACCCGGCCACAATCACCTTCGCCTTCGCGAGCGGTTTTGCCGGCGTGATGCTCTCCCCCACCCACCTCTGCCTGCTGCTGACGATCCGGTACTTCAAGGCCGACATGGCCGGAACCTATCGTTTGCTCTACCTTCCGACCGCGCTCGTATTCCTTGTCGGCCTCGCACTGTTTCTGGTGTAACTGCCTGAATTTCCGTCACCTTATTCTTCTTGCCTTTTCAGCGTATTTATAGTAATTTTTCATCATCCATGGACTTCAAAACCGTCATAACAATGCTGTTAAGCCGCTTTCAGACGCACAAAGTAAGACGGGGAACCATGATCTCCCGTGCAGCGGAAAAGGAAATACGCGAGGCGGCGCATTCGGAATCCTTTCGTAATGACATGAAGACCGTCGCGGACTCCCGGCACAATCCGTTCATAAAGGACGGCAACGCTGATGTCGATGCCTATATTGTATTCGTTTCCGACTTCAACGAGTTCATCAATCATGCGCCCAAACGGTTCGAGCCCATGGTGAACACCGATATGCGACTGTAACATGCAGTATTCCGCAACCGGCTTATGAAATCTTTCTGGTTCTCCCCATCCGCTCTCTCCCGCCCTCACATGACGCAACCATCTCCCCTCCGCGTCGTTTCAATATAATTTCCGTTTGATTTTTCAACGTATTTATGTTACTTTCGTCAACATGATCACTAACGATATACTGTCAGATTCCCAGAAATACATTATGAATACCTACAGCCGGCAGCCGCTCGTGCTCGTGAAAGGCCGGGGCACGAAGGTCTACGATTCCGACGGACGGGAGTACCTCGATTTCGTTACCGGCGTGGCCGTATGCAACCTCGGTCACTGCCATCCGCGGGTGGTGGTGGCGCTCCAGAAACAGGCGCAGCGGCTGATGCACGTGTCGAACCATTTTCACAATGAACCGCAGATCAATCTGGCGAAGCTGCTCGTTTCCAATTCTTTCGCGGACAAGGTGTTCTTCTGCAACTCCGGCACCGAGGCTGTCGAGGCCGCCATCAAGCTCGCGCGGCGATATGCCCGGGAGGTGCTGAAACAGGACCGGTTCGAGATCATTACCATGCGGGGATCGTTCCATGGACGGACCTACGGTGCCCTGTCCGCCACGGCACAGGAAAAGTTCCACAAGGGGTTCGAGCCGATCGTGCCGGGATTCCGGTACGTCCCGTTCAACGATGTCGCGGCCGTCGAAGCTGCGGTGAATGAACACACCTGCGCCGTGCTCGTGGAACCGGTCCAGGGCGAGGGCGGGGTGATCGTGCCGGCGCCGGCCTATCTGAAGGAGCTCCGGGACCTCTGCGACAGGAACAACATGCTGCTCATGCTCGATGAGATCCAGACCGGCATGGGCCGGACCGGAAAGTTCTTCGCGTATGAGCATGCGGGAATTACACCCGATGTCGTCATGCTCGCGAAAGGGCTCGGGGGAGGCATGCCGATCGGCGCGCTCCTTGCCACGGACAAGGTTTCCCAGGCATTCACGCCCGGGACCCACGGCTCGACCTTCGGCGGCAATCCGCTGGCCTGTGCCGCGGCAATTGCCTCGATCGAAGCCCTGATCGAGGACAACATCATCATCCCGAATGTGGTCCAACTGGGCGCCTATTTCCAACAGGGTCTTGAGAACCTGAAACAAAAATATTCTTTTGTGAGGGACGTCCGGGGGCAGGGACTCCTGATCGGCATGGAACTTGACGTGAACGGCAAGGAGATCGTCTCCGCCGGCATCAGGGAAGGCATGCTGATCAATTGCACCATGGATACCGTGCTGCGGTTCATGCCGCCGCTCATCGTCACCGAGGAGGAGATCGACCTCCTTATCGAGGCGCTTGACCGGATCTTCGCGAAGCGGTGACCTGAGAAGCAGCTCATAGTCGATAGCCCATAGCTGACAGCGAACAGTTCTCAACTCACCATCGTACATTAGCACTATTTATCCATCAGCTATGAGCTGTCAACTTCCTCTGGAGATTACATGAAAAAAGATCTGCTCGCGATTTCCGACCTTACCCCGAAGGACATTGAGAATATCCTCACGCGTTCCGCGACATTGAAAAAGCTGCTGGAGCAGGGGAAACCGCATCAGACGCTCAAAGGCAAGTCTCTCGGAATGATCTTCGAGAAGGCCTCGACCCGTACACGGGTGTCCTTCGAGGTGGGCATGTTCCAGCTCGGCGGCCAGGCGCTGTTCCTGTCGCAAAACGACCTTCAGATCGGACGCGGCGAACCCATCGCCGACACGGCGCGCACCCTCTCCCGCTACCTCGACGGCATCATGATCCGCACCTTTGCGCAGAAAACGATCGAAGAGCTGGCGCGCTTCGCGTCGATCCCGGTGATCAACGGACTGACCGACGCTCATCACCCGTGCCAGGCCCTTGCGGACCTGCTCACCATCCAGGAGAAGAAGAAAAAACTGAAGGGGCTTACGCTCGCGTACGTGGGAGACGGGAACAATGTCGCCAACTCGCTTATCCAGGCCTGTGTGAAAGTCGGCATGCATTTCGCCATCGCCTCTCCGCGCGGGTACGAGCTTGACGGTGCTATTATGAGGCAGGCGAAAGCCGAGGGAAAGCAGACCAACGCGGAGGTACTCGTCACGAATGACCCCCTCCAGGCGGTCAGGAACGCGGACGTTGTGTACACCGATGTCTGGGCGAGTATGGGACAGGAAGCGGAACACACGAAACGGATGAAGGCATTCAAGGGATACGCGGTGGACGCGAAACTCATGAAGTCCGCCCGCAAGGGGGCGATCGTGATGCACTGCCTGCCCGCCCATCGCAACGAGGAGATCGCCGCGGAGGTTATCGATGGTCCGCAGTCAGTGATCTTTGACCAGGCAGAGAACCGCCTGCACGTGCAAAAGGCGGTGCTCGATATGCTCCTGGGTTAACATAATAAATTGCAACTACGCAGGTTCAATGTTCCAGGTTCACGGTTCAAGGTTGGAACGCCATGAAAATAAAGCAATTTTAAAGATACCTCTCTGATCGAATTTGAAATGATGGATGACAGGATCAAAGCTCCCGTGGTTTATTCTGCCTAAACCATGAACCTTAAACCGTGAACTTGACAACCTGAGTGGTGATAATAAATCTCAAATTAGAATGTTACACTGACAAACCTCCCAAAATATGGTACAAATATTTGCATCGAGCGTTATCATTCTATTTTGGGAGGAATGCGCATGAAGCCCTTGATCGGAATCACCATGAACCACGAGGCTCAGCCCGGCAGGGACCTGAACATACTCGATCAGGATTACGGCAAGGCGGTGTTTCGCGCAGGCGGGTTTCCCGTTCCCATCCTCGGGATCGAAACCGCCATTCCCGATCTGGTGAAACGTCTGGACGGTTTTATCTTCACCGGAGGAGATGATATTGACCCGCGTTTCTACAAAGAGAAGCCCTTGTCCGGCGCCCGCATGCAGATCTCTCCTGATGCGCGCACCCGGTTCGAGCTCGAGCTCTTCAAGGCCGTCTTAAAAGCGAAGAAACCCGTGCTGGCCATTTGCTACGGCGCGCAGCTCGCAAATGTCGCGTTGGGCGGTAAACTGTATCAGGACATCGGGCTTCAGGTTCCCAACCCGATCAAGCATGGCGCGGCGCGACCCGGGGAAAAGGTCTTTCATGATGTCGATGTGTTCGAGGGAACGCTGCTCTCGTGTGTCATGGGCGCTCCCCGGATCCGGGTGCGGAGTGCGCACCACCAAAGCGTAAAAAATCCCGGCAGGGGGCTCCATCTTTCCGCAGTGTCCCACGACCGGGTGATCGAGGCGCTGGAGACCAGGACAAAAAACTTTTTCCTTGCAATACAGTGGCACCCGGAAAAGACTCCCAATGACCGATATACCAAGAAACTGTTCAAGGCACTCGTCAACGCAGCAAAAACATGACCCCGCCGGAAAGGCCCGGACGCGAACTGCGTTCGTGTGCCTTCTCCTCCTTACGCTGATCATAACGCCTGCTGCCGGTTGCCATCGATCCGATGATGAGCGCCTTCCCGGACATCTCTACCTCCGGTTGAACAGCAACCCGACAACCCTCGATCCCGCCCTGATCACCGATGTTCAGGGCGGAGGAATCGCCGCAAAGCTCTTCAATGGTCTTGTCCGCTTCAACGAGAACCTCGACATTGTTCCCGATGTCGCCCGTTCGTGGAAGCTGTCCGACGACCATGTGACGTATACCTTCCATCTCAGACGTGATGTCCGCTTCAGCAACGGCAGAAAGATCACGGCGCGGGACTTCAAATATTCCTTTGAACGCGTGCTCACCCCTGAAACGAAAGCGCCTCTCACCTGGGTCCTTGACCGGATCGAAGGAGCAAACGACTTTATCGCGGGCAAGGCCGGGAGCGTATCGGGTATCCGCGTCCTCAACGACCATACGCTCGCGATTAAACTGCAGAGACCGTTCGGGCCTTTCCTCTCACTCCTTGCAATGACCGCCGCATATGTGGTTCCCCGTGAAGAGGTGGAGCGGCTCGGCCAGAACTTCGGCACCCACCCCGTCGGCAGCGGTCCGTATCTTCTCACCGAATGGAAACATGGTCAATTCATCGTGCTCGCGGCGCGTGAGGATTATTTCGAAGGCAGGCTGAAGCTGACCGGCATCTTCTACCGTGTCATCCCCGAGGACCTCACCGCAGTAATGGAATTCGAGACCGGGCATCTTGACGTGCTCCAGATACCATCATCGGAATACAAGCGCTACACGACCGATCCCGAATGGCGCGACCAGGTCTACGGCAAACCGGGCTTAAACAGCTACTATCTCGGCCTCAACTGCACGCGCCCCCCGTTCGACGATATCCGGGTCCGGCAAGCGGTGAATATGGCTGTCGACCGAAAGCATATTTTAAATACGATCTTTGAAAAACGCGGGGTGCTTGCCGGTGGACCGATCCCGCCGGGTCTTTGGAAGAGCACGGCGTTGTTGAAGAATAGTGAGGGATACGGTTTCGACCCGGACAAGGCCAGGAAACTGATCCGAGAGGCGGGGGCTGAGGGAAAAACAATCAGGATTTTCATCACCGCTGACCCCGAGGTCCTGGACATCATCGAGGTCGTCCAGAGCTATCTCTCCCGGGCGGGGCTCAAAGCGGAGATCGTACAACTTGACTGGAGCGCCTTCAAAGCAGCCGTGAACGAAGGAGAACCTGACGCGTTCTGGCTTTCCTGGTGGGCTGATTATCCGGACCCGGAAAACTTCCTCTTTCCGCTCTTTCACTCAGCGAACGCCGGCTCCTCCGGGAACCGTACACGCTGCCTGGATCCGGAACTCGACCGGCTGATCGAGACGGCACAACAAACCATGGACGCGCATCTGCGCTATCATCTCTACCGTCAGGCCGAGAAAAGGGTCATCAGAAACGCGCCCTGGCTCTTCATGTGGCACAAAACCGATTACCTGGTGATCCAGCCGTGGGTAAAGGATTTCAAGATCTATCCCCTCTACTCCATTGACAAGCGCGTGGATATCACGGTGCAGAGGTAAGGATTAATATAAAAAAGGCGCCTTGCTAAACAAAAACCGCCGGTTAAAATATCTTTAACCGGCGGTCATAATTATTGAGACATTGCCTTACGAAGACGGATTTTTTTCTCTTAGTTCATCCCGCCGTACGAATGGAGACCGGAGAGCACCAGGTTGACCCCCAGGTAGGTGAAGATCACCGAGAGAAAACCCAGGCATGCGATCACCGCCATCTGAGTGCCCTTCCAACCGCGCACATAGCGCGCGTGAAGGTAGATGGCATATACGAACCAGGTGATGAGCGACCAGGTCTCTTTCGGGTCCCAGCTCCAATAGGTGCCCCAGGCGCTGTTCGCCCAGACCGCGCCGGTAAGGATGCCCGCGGTGAGCAGCGGCCAGCCCACAGCGATCATTTTATACGTAATTTCTTCGAGCATATCGCTCGACAGCGTGTATTGTTTTATCAGTGTCTCCAGTTTCAATCCCTGCGTCCACACCAGCGTAAACAGTGCGGCAACAGCGGCCCAGGACACAACGATAACAAAAACCGACTGGTTCAAAAATGTTGATTCGAACATATGCTTTCGGAAACTTTCTTCGGATGCCGCCTGCCTGAAAAGCGCAAAATCAACCCCCATGGCAATAAGCAGTCCCACGGCAAGGGTTACACATAACGACCAGAAAAGGTACACTTGTCTTTTATTGCGCGCGCCTGCCACCGTAAGATAAACCACCCAGGCAAAAAATATGCTGCCGAGTCCATACCAGAACACCCTTTTCATATTTCCGCCCGCGGCCGCCATACTGTAGCCCAGGGTAGTAAGACCCGCTATCAATCCAAGGGCAATGAAAAGGTGCAAAACGGAGCCGCGGTCCTCCATATCGTTCAGCATATAGATTATGCATACGGAAAAAGCGACGCTGAAGGCCGCGTACCCCAGAAAACTGATGAGGACGTGATAGAACAGCCAGTTGCTCTTGAGCGCCGGGACCAGGGGCGTGATGTCGGTTTCGATCCCCGCCACATTGATGAACGCGAGCGCGAGAAAGGCGACCGGCAGCACGAATGCTCCGAAGGCCCTGGTCTTATATTTGTACTCAACGATGAGATAGATGAGCACGGTGCTCCACGTGAAGAATACCAGGGATTCGTAGAGGTTGGTCAGGGGGACCCTGCCGATGTCCATCTGATACGACTCGCGCCACCGGAGGAACAGGGCGATCGTCTGAATGACAAAACC
This genomic window from Nitrospirota bacterium contains:
- the ccsA gene encoding cytochrome c biogenesis protein CcsA produces the protein MQSSLLFTIATLAYLAAMVCYISFLSFKKEIIGKTATIVTLGGFVIQTIALFLRWRESYQMDIGRVPLTNLYESLVFFTWSTVLIYLIVEYKYKTRAFGAFVLPVAFLALAFINVAGIETDITPLVPALKSNWLFYHVLISFLGYAAFSVAFSVCIIYMLNDMEDRGSVLHLFIALGLIAGLTTLGYSMAAAGGNMKRVFWYGLGSIFFAWVVYLTVAGARNKRQVYLFWSLCVTLAVGLLIAMGVDFALFRQAASEESFRKHMFESTFLNQSVFVIVVSWAAVAALFTLVWTQGLKLETLIKQYTLSSDMLEEITYKMIAVGWPLLTAGILTGAVWANSAWGTYWSWDPKETWSLITWFVYAIYLHARYVRGWKGTQMAVIACLGFLSVIFTYLGVNLVLSGLHSYGGMN
- a CDS encoding acetylornithine transaminase: MITNDILSDSQKYIMNTYSRQPLVLVKGRGTKVYDSDGREYLDFVTGVAVCNLGHCHPRVVVALQKQAQRLMHVSNHFHNEPQINLAKLLVSNSFADKVFFCNSGTEAVEAAIKLARRYAREVLKQDRFEIITMRGSFHGRTYGALSATAQEKFHKGFEPIVPGFRYVPFNDVAAVEAAVNEHTCAVLVEPVQGEGGVIVPAPAYLKELRDLCDRNNMLLMLDEIQTGMGRTGKFFAYEHAGITPDVVMLAKGLGGGMPIGALLATDKVSQAFTPGTHGSTFGGNPLACAAAIASIEALIEDNIIIPNVVQLGAYFQQGLENLKQKYSFVRDVRGQGLLIGMELDVNGKEIVSAGIREGMLINCTMDTVLRFMPPLIVTEEEIDLLIEALDRIFAKR
- a CDS encoding ABC transporter substrate-binding protein, with the protein product MCLLLLTLIITPAAGCHRSDDERLPGHLYLRLNSNPTTLDPALITDVQGGGIAAKLFNGLVRFNENLDIVPDVARSWKLSDDHVTYTFHLRRDVRFSNGRKITARDFKYSFERVLTPETKAPLTWVLDRIEGANDFIAGKAGSVSGIRVLNDHTLAIKLQRPFGPFLSLLAMTAAYVVPREEVERLGQNFGTHPVGSGPYLLTEWKHGQFIVLAAREDYFEGRLKLTGIFYRVIPEDLTAVMEFETGHLDVLQIPSSEYKRYTTDPEWRDQVYGKPGLNSYYLGLNCTRPPFDDIRVRQAVNMAVDRKHILNTIFEKRGVLAGGPIPPGLWKSTALLKNSEGYGFDPDKARKLIREAGAEGKTIRIFITADPEVLDIIEVVQSYLSRAGLKAEIVQLDWSAFKAAVNEGEPDAFWLSWWADYPDPENFLFPLFHSANAGSSGNRTRCLDPELDRLIETAQQTMDAHLRYHLYRQAEKRVIRNAPWLFMWHKTDYLVIQPWVKDFKIYPLYSIDKRVDITVQR
- a CDS encoding gamma-glutamyl-gamma-aminobutyrate hydrolase family protein (Members of this family of hydrolases with an active site Cys residue belong to MEROPS family C26.), with amino-acid sequence MKPLIGITMNHEAQPGRDLNILDQDYGKAVFRAGGFPVPILGIETAIPDLVKRLDGFIFTGGDDIDPRFYKEKPLSGARMQISPDARTRFELELFKAVLKAKKPVLAICYGAQLANVALGGKLYQDIGLQVPNPIKHGAARPGEKVFHDVDVFEGTLLSCVMGAPRIRVRSAHHQSVKNPGRGLHLSAVSHDRVIEALETRTKNFFLAIQWHPEKTPNDRYTKKLFKALVNAAKT
- a CDS encoding DUF401 family protein produces the protein MTDLIKIGAAFALIVFLLRLRWNLGLVMLLGAVFLGSLYLLGPIKQARVLFDSTIDPVTINLVTGLVLIMVLENIIRKRGVLKRMMETVVNVARDRRIAMAVLPGVIGLLPSAGGAAFSAPMVQEAAADADMRPEHKAFVNYWFRHIWEYISPLYPGIVLAAAVTKIPTNKLLLSQLPLPIAVIVVGALLGFRGTAVRAIAGKRDWNEFKALFVSLLPITISIVLVVAFKLPLAIAMAMIVVAMLLFFRYTRSELWTTLRESVSPNVMLMVIGIMVFKGMLEASGAIEALPLFFEQSGLPTGIVLFALPFIVGLLTGLTVGFVGATFPIITAMMGGHPDPATITFAFASGFAGVMLSPTHLCLLLTIRYFKADMAGTYRLLYLPTALVFLVGLALFLV
- the argF gene encoding ornithine carbamoyltransferase — translated: MKKDLLAISDLTPKDIENILTRSATLKKLLEQGKPHQTLKGKSLGMIFEKASTRTRVSFEVGMFQLGGQALFLSQNDLQIGRGEPIADTARTLSRYLDGIMIRTFAQKTIEELARFASIPVINGLTDAHHPCQALADLLTIQEKKKKLKGLTLAYVGDGNNVANSLIQACVKVGMHFAIASPRGYELDGAIMRQAKAEGKQTNAEVLVTNDPLQAVRNADVVYTDVWASMGQEAEHTKRMKAFKGYAVDAKLMKSARKGAIVMHCLPAHRNEEIAAEVIDGPQSVIFDQAENRLHVQKAVLDMLLG